A stretch of Faecalibacterium duncaniae DNA encodes these proteins:
- a CDS encoding diaminopimelate decarboxylase family protein produces the protein MEKRPFLTEEQAQEIIQDVPTPFHVYDEKGIRENARRINKAFSWNKGFREYFAVKALPNPIILQILKEEGCGVDCSSLTELMLSEACGFTGSDIMFSSNQTPVEDMKKAYELGAYINLDDATMVDFLDRVAGIPENIFCRYNPGGTFQLGESEEGFQVMDKPGDAKYGMTEEQMIDSYKKLMAKGAKNFGIHAFLASNTISDAYYPELAGILFQLAVRVQKATGAHIGYINLSGGVGIPYRPDQTENDIMAIGEGVRRKFEEILVPAGMGDVAIFTEMGRFTTGPYGALVATAIHEKHIYKEYIGLDACAANLMRPAMYGAYHHITVLGKENAPCDHKYDVVGGLCENNDKFAIDRMLPKIDIGDLIYIHDTGAHGSAMGYNYNGKLRSAEVLLCEDGSHRLIRRAETPRDYFATLDFLPAMKPLFEGYDD, from the coding sequence ATGGAAAAGAGACCGTTTCTGACCGAAGAGCAGGCCCAGGAGATCATCCAGGACGTGCCCACCCCGTTCCACGTCTACGACGAAAAGGGCATCCGTGAGAACGCCCGCCGCATCAACAAGGCCTTCAGCTGGAACAAGGGCTTCCGGGAGTATTTTGCCGTCAAGGCGCTGCCCAACCCCATCATCCTGCAGATCCTGAAGGAAGAGGGCTGCGGCGTGGACTGCTCCTCCCTGACCGAGCTGATGCTGAGCGAGGCCTGCGGCTTTACCGGCAGCGATATCATGTTCTCCTCCAACCAGACCCCCGTGGAGGACATGAAGAAGGCATACGAGCTGGGCGCATACATCAACCTGGACGATGCCACCATGGTGGACTTCCTGGACCGTGTGGCCGGGATCCCTGAGAACATCTTCTGCCGCTACAACCCGGGCGGGACCTTCCAGCTGGGCGAGAGCGAGGAGGGCTTCCAGGTCATGGACAAGCCCGGCGATGCCAAGTACGGCATGACCGAGGAGCAGATGATCGACAGCTACAAGAAGCTGATGGCAAAGGGTGCAAAGAACTTTGGCATCCATGCCTTCCTGGCCTCCAACACCATCTCCGATGCCTATTACCCTGAGCTGGCAGGCATCCTGTTCCAGCTGGCAGTCCGTGTGCAGAAGGCCACCGGTGCCCACATCGGCTACATCAACCTGTCCGGCGGCGTGGGCATCCCCTACCGCCCCGACCAGACCGAGAACGACATCATGGCCATTGGCGAGGGCGTGCGCCGGAAGTTTGAGGAGATCCTTGTGCCCGCAGGGATGGGCGATGTGGCCATCTTCACCGAGATGGGCCGCTTTACCACCGGCCCCTACGGTGCGCTGGTGGCAACTGCCATCCACGAAAAGCACATCTACAAGGAGTACATCGGTCTGGATGCCTGCGCTGCCAACCTGATGCGTCCCGCCATGTACGGCGCTTACCACCACATCACCGTGCTGGGCAAGGAGAACGCCCCCTGCGACCACAAGTACGATGTGGTCGGCGGCCTGTGCGAGAACAACGACAAGTTCGCCATTGACCGGATGCTGCCCAAGATCGACATCGGTGACCTGATCTACATCCACGACACCGGTGCGCACGGCTCCGCCATGGGCTACAACTACAACGGCAAGCTCCGCAGCGCCGAGGTCCTGCTCTGCGAGGACGGCTCTCACCGCCTCATCCGCCGCGCCGAGACCCCCCGCGACTACTTTGCAACGCTGGACTTCCTGCCCGCCATGAAGCCCCTGTTCGAGGGCTACGACGACTGA